CTAGAGAGCTGTGAGGACAGTGGAAAGCAAAGAGTCAATCTTCGATGGAAGCTGGCTGTTGGAAGAAAAGCTACTATCAGGTAATAGATATATTAGGAAATACCTTCAATTGAAATAACTTATgctcagttgcaggaaagtcggTTTAAATTTAATACtatattaaaatttcaatcttctattattatcttcaaaaattatagttttaaattttaatggggcaTTTAATCTTAATGGACCTTTTCGTAATGATATGTACCACAGAAATTCATTAATTCAACCTTTTTTATTTCTGTGATCTGTCAATTGTCACTTTCATTCAAATGCAGAAATGTGTTatgtttttttatgtttgatTTGATTAAACGATTGCTTGATCTGCGAAAATTTTCCAGGTGGAGTTTTCAATCTTATAAGATGTCAAAGGACAGATTTTTCTCCAATCCCTTTCCAGATTTCACTCCAGAAAACGCCCATGAATTGGTCGAAAGTTTGAAGGTAGGTTAACTTCTTTTCCGGAAAAACTTCTGATAGAAAATTATTCAAGGTTCAGAAGAATCAGAAATTTTCGGCGAAGGTGTATCAAAGATGGGAAGCAGTGGAAGGTAAATTTCCCTATATTGACAAACATGATTATTCAGTCTACACAGGAACATCTGGTTTGGCTCTTTTGAAGCTCAAGAAGGATCCAAATAATCCTGAAAATTTGAAGGTAAAACAAAACCTATGAATTATCAATTGGAAACTTCGACAATTGCGATCTTCTGTTAATTGAAAATTGGTTGGCACAAGTCTCAACTTCAGGGGACTAATGGTTTTAGAGATAAGATTCTTTACTCAATAAGAATAGCGAATATTCGACATAAATCTGTCGAATTGTTGCTCACTGAACCAACCAAAAATATCTAACTCTCTTAAAAACATCACTCGAAGGGGAATGATAATAACTTCCACAAATATGTTTGCATTTTTTCTTCTATTCCTAATGAAATCCAATATCACAAGTCATGAAGTCAATGTATtgtggaaaaatttcaaaaaaatcatagCTGCTGAACTATGAGTCTCCTTTACATTAGAATTATTTGCTAGATTGTAAATAAAAAAATGGATTGAAATTTGTTGGGAATAAATCGCACTATTCCCTTAGGAAATACTTGAATTAATACCTCTTAAGAGGCTGAAAAATAAGAGACATACATTCTTATGTGGTGACGCTGGACCTCTAGCTATTGCAGCAGTTGTCCATTATAAACTAGGCAACCATGATCAGACAAAACTAGTTGTTGAGAggtaaaatttattttattttacaaatgatTTTCAAATTCAGAACTATTCTGGATTTTAGATTACTCTCAATGAAGGATGATGTATTCAACATCAATTCTGATTTACCCAATGAATACTTATATGGTCGGGCAGGCTATCTATATGCTGTTTTATTTGTTAACAAAAATGTACATCCTCCGCCTTTCCCTGATGAGTTTATTAGAAAGGTAATATACTTGGAatatgaattattcaaatttacaTACTATAAGTGCTCTGAAGATTGTAGAAATCATTCTGATTTGTGGTAAAAATGAGGCAAAAGCAGGAAAATTTAAATGCCCATTGATGTACCAATGGCATGATAGCTATTACCTTGGCGCTGCTCATGGTTTGTCTGGCATTTTATATTTATTGCTTCAAATTAAGGAGAACTTGATGGAATCAGAGATGAATACTTTGATAAAACCCACTATTGACTACTTGAGTACAATCAGGTAAATATAATTCCCACAAAATTTTGTTGAGATAACAAGAATCGTTCTTGTAGATTTCCTAGTGGAAATTATCCTTCGTCAATGGGAAGAGATGTTGATAAATATGTTCAATGGTGCCATGGGGCTCCAGGCTTTGTTTATTTATTCAGTCAAGCCTATAAAGTGAGTGCAATTGAATATTCGAGCATTGCAATGAAcatattcttcaaaatttaaatattaTAGGTCTTTGGAGATCCCAAATACATTCAGTTGGCTCTAGATGCTGGTGAAATTGTTTGGCAGAGAGGATTGGTTAGGAAGGGCTATAGCATTTGCCATGGAGTTTCAGGCAATGCTTACTGCTTTTTGGAATTGTACCAAACCACACAGGTAGGATTTTCCGAGATTTCTTAGAAGAGAAACAATAGTATCAACCAACAATTCATTTCATAATCAATGTAAATTCATGTATGAAATTTAACTGATCGTTATGAATCCCACTTCTTACATATCGCATGAAAGTGTCGCTGTATAATTTTTCTTTGTTCAATTAGAGTAAACATTTATTTTTACTCCAACAGGACGAGAAACAATTATACAGAGCGTTCAAATTCGCGGAATGGTGTCTTGATTACAAGAAAAACCATGAGGAATATCCACCTGACCGGCCAATATCTCTCTTTGAGGGTATTGCAGGACCTATGTACTTCTTATTGGATATGCTCAATCCGGTTGAAGCCAAATTTCCTGGATATACATTGTAGTATGATTTTTTTAAAGGAATAGAactgattattgaatttcctTTATGTATGCTTTATGAGTATTAGCGTAAATAAATTTGATGTGATAATTTTTTCTGTGATCTTCCTTGTACTATTCAAAAACCGTATCAAACTGCTTCAAAATATCAAATCatattaaataataattttGTTATTTAGATGTCCAGTGCGTTCAGTACGTCAGAAATCagaattattatatattttctacTACATAAATCGCGCACTTGTGGGTTAATTGGGAGAATTTGGTATGATAACTTATTCCAGAAAGTGTTTTCCAACCATCCAAAATCGTTGATAAACGTTGTTTCCATAACAATGTCTACTATTCAGTATGGTCAACTATATGTACGTAAACGAAGACCTTGAAGTACACAATTCTAGCATTCATTTGACCagattaatatttttttcggaAGTTGAAGTAAAAAGAAATGGATTCATTAAGGTTTTCACCTCGAATGATTGATGATTTTGAATATCTTTTGATGATATACGATTTCTTTCCGTGTCTGTTTGAATTTCACATGTTGTTTATTCGAAGTATATTGATTAAACCCTTTCAAATGCGCGGTTTTATAATGCGATGACGTAAGCTTCACTTTGAGAACAGCTTACATCATGTGGGTGCTCTGACGTCATCGTGAATCAGGATAGGAAAATTACCGCGCTGAAACTTGTACCCTTGTATTTCATTATTCTTTCCATCTAAACATTAACTCGATCAAAACATGTTACTTGTTACATGGTTACTTGTGCAAAACACTATTTGCTACTCTTTTTTCGTTCATTCTATTAATTCGAAGAAATTGTTTTCATATATGGTTGAGCATTGCCGAGTTAGTCGACTTCTTGAAAATTATAATATCGTTGTCACATGAAATGTGTGAAAAATTTTCCTATACATGATGCCCCGTTCTGGTTTAAATTCTTCCGAAAATTTTATCTGCATTTTCTATGAGTTACTACTGAAAATCGAGATTACGCGGCGTAATGGTTTGCATATAGATGAAATCTAAcaaaaattacatgaaaataaaacagaaaatatcattttctttTGGGCCAAGGtgatgaataattcgaaaaacgAATGTGAAGAACGCAGCGAGATCGTACACTGTTGCCGAGTAGTCGGATAAATACTTGATTTTCCAGTCGAgattcaattttcattgaaacttcCGGAGTCTGTCGAAAGTTATCATGAAGTAGAACCGTAGGGTTTTCGATATGTTGTGTGGTTGACGGCACGACTGTTTTTTACTATAAAGGTACGAGTAATACGATTTTTATTAGTCAGATGAGTTCAAAATTCTATTTCACagcaaaattttattttttcgatacTTTGATCATCGCAATGAACACATATAGTGGAGAGTGTAATTCATAAATGATAAGTTGCATGTGACAGTGTAAATTTGCTTTGGATTTAGTAAGGACTCGGTTTTGTGCTTACAAGATAATAAGTAAACACTTAGTTTAAGGGAAATCTGGCAACGTCGCCGTTGCGTTCATGACGCGCACTTGCTTTCAAGTTGTCGACCAGTGACGACCGCCCAGAAAATTTGACGTGGCTACTACGTATACCCCGTTTGCCCACTCCGATTGCTGCAAAGCTGGTGACGAGAAATACGTAACTGGTAAGTACCCAGCCGAAGAATAACAATACGACATGGTTCAGTCATCCCTTCAAATGCTTGTCTTGTATTTTGAGTTGTTCTAGTGAAGCAATTAAAATGTGTAAATGCCATTTCGAGGTGCAACATGTAAAGGTAGAAATATGGCGTCATTCTTTCGTTTCAAACCTAACTATTtacaaatgaattgaaaaataggGCACAACAATTTGTTTTGTAACAAAATCAAATGTCAGAAGGTGAATCCTGTGGtttgaatatttcgaataataGAAGGGACGTTCGATGTCCTTGTCCTTTTTAAtgcagaaaatttttggttaggAAGATGACTAGCACAAATAATATGTGACGTTAACTGCACTTTGGAAAATCTGAAACGAATCGTGAATATTAGAAATGACGACTATAATCTGATTCAGATTCACACATTTTATGCCAACATTTGGCTAACATCGTTACATGAAGTTTATAAGTTTCTATTAATAGATCAAGAAGGCTCAACGATGTCTATAGAGAGGAATTACGATGTTTTTCATGGTGCAATATTTTCATGCACTTGACGACAATGTGAAACACCgatttgtatttttgaaatttcataggAATTAAAAGGAATAATTAAGATAAATCATGTAACGCATTTGCGAGgataaatattcaatttttatttttgaaatcgactTCAATTGATTTGTGCAGCAGAATGTAAACAGAAGATAAATTAACCCACATGATTCAACTTAACTCAGAAAGGTTGGTGACCTGAAGCACAAAGTTGATACAATCTTATATACATAATTTGAATTAATTCATTTCCCCACTTATAAATGAAATATCCTTTCATAGAGCCCTTAGAGCAATGTATCAGTTGAagctattttttttattcgggaCAGTGAAGTCAAGTGGTATTTTAAGGCAGTGTTTTTTTGTAGGAGTACCCTTTATTGTGCAATGGACAGTATGGTCGACGAGAATGGTTCTGTTGACCCTTTGGCACCATCCCCTGATCCACAGTCTCCCATTTCGGTCTCGGTAGGGGTTTCCAACAACTCGCAACCACATCTAGTGACCGCCACTAACATTGTTCAGCTCACGTTACCAACTACTCAAACCCAGGCACAGGTATGGGACTCCATGTCCCTCTGTGCATGCTTTACTTTTTAGTTGAACTTCGTTGATATGTTTAGTTAGCTTTTATGATGAGTTTACAGTGACTTCTATTTCATATGTCACCTAATAATAAGCAGTTTGTTTAATACTGCATGCAAATCTTAGTGAGTCTTCATTTCTCATttcattcaaattatgaaatggATTTAGCTTAACACCTCAAATTTGTAATCTTTCTATACTATTATTTCTTCTCAATCCTTAGGagtaattgaaaatattttttcaaggtGCAGAGTGTCATTCAACCTAATCAACAGTCTGTAATACAAACGGCTGCTAATTTACAACCCATGCTGAGCAAAGGGAATGTGATTCTTGTCAGCAAACCAAACTCTGTTATACAGACTACTCAAGGGAGTCTTCAAACATTACaagtaaatgaattttttttctgttggtTAAAATTCTACAAAGTCGTTTTATTTTGATCCAGAATGGATCTTACAGGGAACTATATTAAATATACTAGTTTATTACTGAGTATAATGAGGGATCATTTCAAATCTAGTGTATACCCTTTTTTTCACTAGGTAGTTGAGACAGCAAGCGACGAAAGTTTCTCGGAAGACGAGTGTCCAAAGAAACGCAGGGATCTACTTTCTAGACGACCTTCTTACAGGAAGATCCTGAATGATTTGGGAGGGGGTGAGATAGCTGGTATGTTTTTATTGCATGCTAGGGGTTCTCAGTGGTTATTCAACCTATCCAttctttttttgaaattttttttagttgtCACTATTCACAGTTTGGCACAAATCATGCGAAAGATTACATtgaggtattttttttttatttttatttgcatgGTATTTCTAGTTTAATTTCACATTTCCTTTTTTCACTTGTGACGAAAAGTATACTGCAGATACTATTACTAATATTCTTATCTAAATTTTTCTAAGTAGTAGTCAGAAAAAAGGTTGGAAGTATCTATACTATACAAACCAAAAAAATCACAAGGTGAATTTGTGAACTCTAGTGACTTCAGTTCTAGGAATTTTGGCCAGCACTTCAGCAATAGTTTCAAATTTTATTGGCAGTTTGATACATCTACCTAGGTTGTAATTTTAGACAAACTTGCTTTATTGtctctgaaattcaataaatttatcAGTGGTGAACCTTTTTTCTAGCTACCTCTTGCGTTTTTCACTTTTTGGTAAGGGAGTAGGTTACATGAAGTTACTAGATTTTGAAGAAACTAAATTTCTTCATACTGACACCATTAGAATTGGTATCTATTCAGTTTGTTCATAACCGATTACAAATTACTTGTATGGATAATATTAGTAGGAAAAACTAGTCGCTACATCCAGGTTTCAATAGAAATTGGCACTCCCTCTCTAAAGTGAggacttttttctttttatttgtaGTTGAATGAAGTTTCTCAACTTTGATTTTAGGTATTCAAGGTTTCAAGGAACTTCAGAACATAGTTCCTGGAAAGTCTTGAATGTAATTATACCGTTCGGAAGTTTCTTGTTATTCTGAGAAAACCCCAGCTTTTTGACCCTGCATTGTAGTAATGAATGCTCTCGATTTACTCTTATCCCTTATTTTTTATTCCCTCATCATTTGTCTCCTATAACAGTATCAATTACAATGAATTGGTACGTttttactcaccctgtatattatcatTACCTGTGGTATGGGATTCTTCATTCTCTTCCCCTCTGTAAATTATATTGCTGTAAAATGTCTGGCACAAATATCTAACATAGAGGCGCTGTGGATTGACGTTTTGATCAATAATATAGAATTTTTTCTACTTcctatataaaattcaatattagTTTCAATGA
Above is a window of Coccinella septempunctata chromosome 5, icCocSept1.1, whole genome shotgun sequence DNA encoding:
- the LOC123312951 gene encoding glutathione S-transferase LANCL1, producing the protein MFDLIKRLLDLRKFSRWSFQSYKMSKDRFFSNPFPDFTPENAHELVESLKVQKNQKFSAKVYQRWEAVEGKFPYIDKHDYSVYTGTSGLALLKLKKDPNNPENLKEILELIPLKRLKNKRHTFLCGDAGPLAIAAVVHYKLGNHDQTKLVVERLLSMKDDVFNINSDLPNEYLYGRAGYLYAVLFVNKNVHPPPFPDEFIRKIVEIILICGKNEAKAGKFKCPLMYQWHDSYYLGAAHGLSGILYLLLQIKENLMESEMNTLIKPTIDYLSTIRFPSGNYPSSMGRDVDKYVQWCHGAPGFVYLFSQAYKVFGDPKYIQLALDAGEIVWQRGLVRKGYSICHGVSGNAYCFLELYQTTQDEKQLYRAFKFAEWCLDYKKNHEEYPPDRPISLFEGIAGPMYFLLDMLNPVEAKFPGYTL
- the LOC123312952 gene encoding cyclic AMP-responsive element-binding protein 1 isoform X7 → MIQLNSERSTLYCAMDSMVDENGSVDPLAPSPDPQSPISVSVGVSNNSQPHLVTATNIVQLTLPTTQTQAQVQSVIQPNQQSVIQTAANLQPMLSKGNVILVSKPNSVIQTTQGSLQTLQVVETASDESFSEDECPKKRRDLLSRRPSYRKILNDLGGGEIAEGKVEQTSSEADSELSSHSIPYHTVLPATAIQISSGEGGGHGLHTLTMTNSTQGGAIVQYAQGQEFYVPVVAQSGSISGQGEDQSRKREMRLLKNREAARECRRKKKEYIKCLENRVAVLENQNKTLMDELKALKDLYCSQKVE
- the LOC123312952 gene encoding cyclic AMP-responsive element-binding protein 1 isoform X11 yields the protein MIQLNSERSTLYCAMDSMVDENGSVDPLAPSPDPQSPISVSVGVSNNSQPHLVTATNIVQLTLPTTQTQAQVQSVIQPNQQSVIQTAANLQPMLSKGNVILVSKPNSVIQTTQGSLQTLQVVETASDESFSEDECPKKRRDLLSRRPSYRKILNDLGGGEIAVLPATAIQISSGEGGGHGLHTLTMTNSTQGGAIVQYAQGQEFYVPVVAQSGSISGQGEDQSRKREMRLLKNREAARECRRKKKEYIKCLENRVAVLENQNKTLMDELKALKDLYCSQKVE
- the LOC123312952 gene encoding cyclic AMP-responsive element-binding protein 1 isoform X9; protein product: MIQLNSERSTLYCAMDSMVDENGSVDPLAPSPDPQSPISVSVGVSNNSQPHLVTATNIVQLTLPTTQTQAQVQSVIQPNQQSVIQTAANLQPMLSKGNVILVSKPNSVIQTTQGSLQTLQVVETASDESFSEDECPKKRRDLLSRRPSYRKILNDLGGEGKVEQTSSEADSELSSHSIPYHTVLPATAIQISSGEGGGHGLHTLTMTNSTQGGAIVQYAQGQEFYVPVVAQSGSISGQGEDQSRKREMRLLKNREAARECRRKKKEYIKCLENRVAVLENQNKTLMDELKALKDLYCSQKVE